In a genomic window of Streptococcus oralis subsp. tigurinus:
- a CDS encoding ABC transporter ATP-binding protein: MPMLKVENLSVHYGMIQAVRDVSFEVNEGEVVSLIGANGAGKTTILRTLSGLVRPSAGKIQFLGKEIQKLPAQKIVAGGLSQVPEGRHVFPGLTVMENLEMGAFLKKNREENQANLKKVFSRFPRLEERKNQDAATLSGGEQQMLAMGRALMSTPKLLLLDEPSMGLAPIFIQEIFDIIQDIQKQGTTVLLIEQNANKALAISDRGYVLETGKIVLSGTGKELASSEEVRKAYLGG; this comes from the coding sequence ATGCCTATGTTAAAAGTTGAAAACCTCTCTGTACATTATGGTATGATCCAAGCAGTTCGTGATGTGAGTTTCGAGGTTAATGAAGGAGAAGTTGTTTCCCTTATCGGTGCCAATGGTGCTGGTAAAACAACCATTCTTCGTACCCTTTCAGGTTTGGTTCGCCCAAGTGCTGGTAAAATTCAGTTTTTAGGAAAAGAAATTCAAAAGTTGCCAGCGCAAAAAATCGTGGCAGGTGGCCTCTCACAAGTTCCTGAGGGACGCCATGTTTTTCCAGGCTTGACTGTTATGGAAAATCTAGAAATGGGAGCTTTCTTGAAGAAAAATCGTGAAGAAAATCAAGCCAACTTGAAAAAAGTTTTCTCACGCTTCCCTCGTCTGGAAGAGCGTAAAAACCAAGATGCGGCAACTCTTTCAGGTGGTGAACAGCAGATGCTTGCTATGGGACGCGCTCTCATGTCTACACCTAAGCTCCTTCTCTTGGATGAGCCGTCAATGGGACTTGCCCCAATCTTTATCCAAGAAATTTTTGATATCATTCAAGATATTCAGAAGCAAGGAACAACGGTTCTCCTAATTGAACAGAACGCTAACAAGGCCCTTGCTATCTCTGACCGAGGTTATGTCCTTGAAACAGGAAAGATTGTCCTATCAGGAACAGGAAAAGAACTTGCCTCATCAGAAGAAGTTAGAAAAGCATACCTAGGTGGCTAA
- a CDS encoding CBS domain-containing protein, whose product MAVKDFMTRKVVYISPDTTVAHAADLMREQGLHRLPVIENDQLVGLVTEGTIAEASPSKATSLSIYEMNYLLNKTKVKDVMIRDVVTVSGYASLEDATYLMLKNKIGILPVVDNHQVYGVITDRDVFQAFLEIAGYGEEGIRVRFITENEVGVLGKIVALIVEENLNISHTVNIPRKDGKVVIEVQIDGKIDLTSLKDKFEKEGIQVEEITHTSAKVL is encoded by the coding sequence ATGGCAGTTAAAGATTTCATGACCCGTAAGGTAGTTTATATCAGTCCAGATACGACTGTAGCACACGCAGCAGATTTGATGCGCGAGCAAGGTTTGCACCGTTTACCTGTTATCGAAAACGATCAATTAGTCGGATTGGTAACAGAAGGAACCATTGCGGAAGCCAGCCCATCTAAAGCAACCAGTCTCTCTATCTATGAGATGAATTATCTTCTGAATAAAACCAAAGTAAAAGATGTCATGATTCGAGATGTCGTGACTGTTTCTGGCTATGCTAGTCTAGAAGATGCAACCTATCTGATGCTGAAAAATAAAATTGGGATATTACCAGTCGTAGACAATCATCAGGTCTACGGTGTCATTACAGACCGCGATGTTTTTCAGGCTTTCTTGGAAATCGCCGGATACGGAGAAGAGGGTATTCGTGTTCGTTTCATTACAGAAAATGAAGTCGGAGTACTGGGAAAAATTGTAGCTCTAATCGTAGAAGAAAATCTAAATATCTCGCACACAGTTAATATTCCGCGTAAGGATGGGAAGGTCGTCATTGAAGTTCAAATTGATGGAAAAATCGATTTGACTTCATTAAAGGATAAGTTTGAAAAAGAAGGAATTCAAGTGGAGGAGATCACTCATACCTCTGCCAAAGTCCTTTAA